The following are from one region of the Stigmatella ashevillena genome:
- a CDS encoding ATPase domain-containing protein — MMDTSSSQQIFLSGIPSFDVLLGGGIPRRQSLIITGDPGCGKTILCGQVAFRAAARGVPVVLATVTSEPHDKLVQALSGFSFFDRGLLGEKLFLVSAYASLKKGAKEARDMLLHTVRERGAKLLFIDGLRSIRDLWQDEAQLREFLYELGIGLAAMDCIGLFTTEYSLEKLRALPEATTVDGIVALDVLRRGGRRQRRMEVVKLRGRNHLTGEHFMRLGNEGVEVIPRLETQSLPLLDDVPAFKRSSFGLAEFDALMEGGLPSLSTTLLAGSMGIGKTLLATHFAAQGAREGEKTLFVSFFEPPGMLIARARRIGLDVAEHLKRGALKMLHLPPSEQEADSIVHRILEEVVRLGIQQLVVDGLTELERSISDPDRRHGFLAALSVQLRHLGVTSLFTKEVSKVAGTELDFNDTPIAMLGENLVLLRYVELRGRIHRVLSILKMRDSRYDGNLREFEIKDEGIRVMAPMRSAEGLLTGQARALGTSVGGESP, encoded by the coding sequence ATGATGGACACCTCCAGTTCTCAGCAGATTTTTCTCTCAGGCATTCCAAGCTTCGATGTGTTGTTGGGGGGCGGTATCCCCCGGCGCCAATCGCTCATCATCACGGGAGACCCGGGCTGCGGAAAGACGATCCTGTGCGGCCAGGTGGCCTTCCGCGCCGCCGCGCGCGGCGTGCCCGTGGTGCTGGCCACCGTGACCTCCGAGCCCCATGACAAGCTGGTCCAGGCGCTCTCCGGCTTTTCCTTCTTCGACCGCGGATTGTTGGGCGAGAAGCTCTTTCTGGTGAGCGCCTACGCCTCGCTCAAGAAGGGCGCCAAGGAAGCCCGCGACATGCTCTTGCACACCGTGCGCGAGCGCGGCGCCAAGCTGCTCTTCATCGACGGGCTGCGCTCCATCCGCGACCTGTGGCAGGACGAGGCGCAGCTGCGCGAGTTCCTCTATGAGCTGGGCATTGGTCTGGCCGCGATGGACTGCATCGGGCTCTTCACCACCGAATACTCCCTGGAAAAGCTGCGGGCGCTGCCGGAAGCCACGACGGTGGATGGCATCGTGGCCTTGGATGTCCTGCGCAGGGGAGGGCGCCGCCAGCGCCGGATGGAAGTCGTCAAATTGCGCGGCCGGAACCATCTGACCGGTGAGCACTTCATGCGGCTGGGCAACGAGGGCGTGGAAGTCATCCCCCGCCTGGAGACCCAGAGCCTTCCTCTCCTCGATGACGTCCCGGCGTTCAAGCGGTCCAGCTTTGGCCTGGCCGAGTTCGATGCGCTCATGGAAGGGGGCTTGCCCTCGTTGAGCACGACCCTCCTGGCGGGCAGCATGGGCATTGGCAAGACGTTGCTCGCCACGCACTTCGCCGCGCAAGGAGCCCGGGAAGGAGAGAAGACGCTCTTCGTGTCCTTCTTCGAACCCCCCGGGATGTTGATTGCCCGGGCGCGGCGGATTGGGCTGGATGTGGCGGAGCACCTGAAGCGCGGCGCGCTGAAGATGCTTCACCTTCCTCCCTCCGAGCAGGAAGCGGACAGCATCGTCCATCGCATTCTGGAAGAGGTGGTGCGGCTGGGGATTCAACAGCTCGTGGTGGATGGCCTGACCGAGCTGGAGCGGTCCATTTCGGATCCCGACCGTCGGCACGGCTTCCTGGCCGCGCTCAGCGTGCAGTTGCGCCACCTGGGCGTAACGTCCCTGTTCACCAAGGAAGTGTCGAAGGTCGCCGGCACCGAGCTGGACTTCAATGACACGCCCATCGCGATGCTCGGCGAGAACCTGGTGCTGCTGCGCTACGTGGAATTGCGCGGTCGCATCCACCGAGTCCTGTCCATCCTGAAGATGCGCGACAGCCGGTATGACGGGAACCTGCGCGAGTTCGAGATCAAGGACGAGGGCATCCGGGTAATGGCCCCCATGCGCTCGGCGGAGGGGCTGCTCACGGGCCAGGCCCGTGCCCTGGGCACGAGTGTTGGCGGTGAGTCCCCATGA
- a CDS encoding GTP-binding protein codes for MKLSAPPRVVAVVGPQGVAKNAFWESLMQLARTDAAPPQPRPGTPEENGSAEALSVVTAEFQGGQWTFIDCPSAPESFQETQHALMISDAALVICDAQAAPAGTLAPLLHFLDARRIPHLLFLNALDESGASVRALLKSLQVLSGHPLVLREMPLREGERMVGVVDLVSETTWGMKADREACLIPIPDSQRPIEEAARRQMLERLADQDDELLEALVEDSVPPPETLHEQMARALRDNRLVPVFIGSAERGWGLLRLLEGLRQEAPTVEETRMRLRLTAEGGPLAQCFKTYHLPEEGPQCLMRLWRGPVEDGSTLAGMRIDGMLRPQGATRHSVKTARMGEVMAVGRLDQIRAGDLLEADGVRRPFDWPQ; via the coding sequence ATGAAACTTTCCGCGCCGCCAAGAGTGGTCGCAGTCGTGGGTCCCCAGGGGGTGGCCAAGAACGCCTTCTGGGAGTCCTTGATGCAACTGGCCCGCACGGATGCCGCGCCCCCTCAGCCCCGCCCCGGGACGCCCGAAGAGAACGGCTCCGCCGAGGCCCTCTCGGTGGTGACGGCCGAGTTCCAGGGCGGGCAGTGGACCTTCATCGACTGCCCGAGCGCGCCCGAGAGTTTCCAGGAGACCCAGCACGCCTTGATGATCAGCGACGCGGCCCTGGTGATCTGCGATGCCCAGGCGGCCCCCGCGGGGACCCTGGCGCCCCTGCTGCATTTTCTCGACGCACGCCGCATCCCTCACCTCCTCTTTCTCAATGCCCTCGACGAGAGCGGCGCGTCGGTGCGCGCGCTCCTGAAGTCCCTCCAGGTGCTCTCCGGCCACCCCCTCGTGCTCCGGGAGATGCCCCTCCGGGAAGGGGAACGGATGGTGGGCGTCGTGGACCTCGTGAGCGAGACCACCTGGGGAATGAAGGCCGATCGCGAGGCCTGCCTCATTCCCATACCCGACTCCCAGCGCCCCATCGAGGAAGCCGCGCGGCGTCAGATGCTGGAGCGGCTGGCGGACCAGGACGATGAGCTGCTCGAGGCGCTCGTCGAGGACTCCGTCCCCCCGCCCGAGACGCTTCATGAGCAGATGGCCCGGGCCCTGCGAGACAACCGGCTGGTGCCCGTCTTCATCGGCTCGGCCGAGCGGGGCTGGGGGCTGCTGCGGCTCCTCGAAGGGCTGCGTCAGGAGGCCCCCACGGTGGAAGAGACCCGCATGCGCCTGCGGCTCACCGCAGAGGGTGGCCCGCTGGCCCAGTGCTTCAAGACGTACCACCTGCCCGAGGAGGGCCCGCAGTGCCTGATGCGCCTGTGGCGGGGACCTGTGGAGGATGGCAGCACCCTGGCGGGCATGCGCATCGATGGCATGCTCCGGCCCCAGGGCGCCACGCGCCACTCCGTGAAGACCGCGCGGATGGGCGAGGTGATGGCGGTGGGGAGGTTGGATCAGATCCGGGCCGGAGATCTCCTGGAGGCGGATGGCGTCCGCCGCCCCTTCGACTGGCCTCAGTGA
- a CDS encoding tetratricopeptide repeat protein produces MNRLGRLGLVLGVLTLTATTACEEKPEPAKIHRVKGSDHLSKKEWKEAAAAYELSLQADPKQDKVWEKKAYAHMQMGETDKASEALLKLMEFKTEPAQKAELYRGLASLHMQGGQSDKAEQYFNEALKLEPKDEASLGWLAEIYSQRGGARSMAAAPVEADLQKSLEYYDKVIALNPNSANTYLNKRIVMAKYMEHERQQKDVAELEIKENAKDAAKAAEAKARAEQHQARMEEFKKQFDELSQKFSAASKAAKAAQAGAATK; encoded by the coding sequence ATGAACCGATTGGGAAGACTGGGGTTGGTGCTTGGGGTGCTCACGCTGACGGCGACCACCGCCTGTGAGGAGAAGCCCGAGCCCGCCAAGATCCATCGCGTGAAGGGCAGCGATCACCTCAGCAAGAAGGAGTGGAAGGAGGCCGCCGCGGCGTACGAACTGTCGCTCCAGGCGGACCCCAAGCAGGACAAGGTCTGGGAAAAGAAGGCCTACGCCCACATGCAGATGGGCGAAACGGACAAGGCCTCCGAAGCCCTTCTCAAGCTCATGGAGTTCAAGACCGAGCCCGCCCAGAAGGCGGAGCTGTACCGCGGCCTGGCGAGCCTCCACATGCAGGGGGGCCAGAGCGACAAGGCCGAGCAGTACTTCAACGAGGCGCTGAAGCTCGAGCCCAAGGACGAGGCCTCCCTGGGGTGGCTGGCGGAGATCTACTCCCAGCGCGGCGGGGCCCGCTCCATGGCTGCCGCGCCCGTCGAGGCGGACCTCCAGAAGTCGCTCGAGTATTACGACAAGGTGATCGCGCTCAACCCCAACTCCGCCAACACGTACCTCAACAAGCGCATCGTGATGGCCAAGTACATGGAGCACGAGCGGCAGCAGAAGGACGTGGCGGAGCTGGAGATCAAGGAGAACGCCAAGGACGCCGCCAAGGCCGCCGAGGCGAAGGCCCGGGCCGAGCAGCACCAGGCGCGCATGGAGGAGTTCAAGAAGCAGTTCGACGAGCTCAGCCAGAAGTTCTCCGCGGCCTCCAAGGCCGCCAAGGCCGCTCAGGCGGGCGCTGCCACCAAGTAG
- a CDS encoding serine/threonine-protein kinase, which translates to MNELPPEALPPGTLLGSWQLDGRAGYGVYGAVYRAHRKGNTEAQPVALKLARYPNDLRFDREAELLARIQHPGVPRLLGRGSWKGGPRGDTHPYVVMQWVEGVRLYDWAKDHPLTSRQMLRLLAQVARALEATHAVQGLHRDVKGDNILVSPEGRAFLMDFGCGTWEGAVPLTEGLLAPGTKIYRSPQALRFHWNHRREANIHYSATPADDVYALGVTAYRLCTGIYPPPATDPSIMGDDARDTQEVLVPPSQVKPLAPALEAIILRMLSNHPQDRGSAGELAAAMEALDEPLDPSPPVVSVSRWGESWPLGLLPLAVGLLLAVAGNVNWKGLWVSPSSMRDGGTGGVADAAVEELPVSSSAQEPAPSGVTLEIPKEPLPGQRRPPCARLQTIIQGGCWFEVTQVSPPCGEDYYDWKGACYFPVTARSRPSTSDKD; encoded by the coding sequence ATGAACGAGCTACCCCCAGAGGCGCTGCCTCCCGGTACCCTCCTGGGCTCATGGCAGCTGGACGGCCGGGCGGGTTATGGCGTCTACGGGGCGGTCTATCGCGCACATCGAAAGGGGAACACGGAGGCCCAACCCGTGGCCCTCAAGCTGGCGCGTTACCCGAACGATTTACGCTTCGATCGTGAGGCGGAACTGCTGGCCCGGATTCAGCACCCCGGTGTGCCGCGCCTCCTGGGGCGAGGCTCCTGGAAAGGGGGACCCCGGGGGGACACTCATCCCTATGTGGTGATGCAGTGGGTGGAGGGCGTCCGGTTGTACGACTGGGCGAAGGACCATCCGCTCACGTCCCGTCAGATGCTGCGGCTGCTGGCCCAGGTGGCGCGGGCGTTGGAGGCTACTCATGCGGTGCAAGGGCTTCACCGGGACGTAAAAGGGGACAACATCCTGGTGAGCCCCGAGGGCCGTGCCTTCCTCATGGACTTCGGGTGCGGCACCTGGGAAGGGGCCGTCCCTCTCACGGAGGGGCTGTTGGCCCCTGGCACCAAGATCTACCGCAGCCCCCAGGCGCTTCGGTTCCACTGGAACCATCGCCGTGAGGCCAACATCCATTACAGCGCCACCCCTGCGGATGACGTGTACGCGTTGGGGGTCACCGCCTACCGTTTGTGCACGGGAATCTACCCGCCCCCGGCGACGGATCCCTCCATCATGGGCGATGATGCACGAGACACCCAGGAGGTGCTGGTGCCTCCGAGCCAGGTGAAGCCACTGGCACCTGCGTTGGAGGCGATCATTCTCCGCATGCTTTCCAACCATCCCCAGGATCGAGGCAGTGCCGGCGAGTTGGCCGCCGCCATGGAGGCCTTGGACGAGCCGCTCGACCCGAGCCCTCCCGTGGTCTCGGTCTCTCGATGGGGTGAGTCTTGGCCTCTGGGGCTCCTCCCATTGGCCGTTGGGCTGCTCCTCGCGGTCGCCGGAAACGTGAACTGGAAGGGGCTCTGGGTGTCTCCCTCCAGCATGAGGGATGGCGGAACGGGGGGCGTGGCGGACGCGGCTGTAGAGGAGCTGCCGGTGTCCAGTTCGGCACAGGAGCCCGCGCCGAGTGGGGTGACCTTGGAGATACCCAAGGAGCCTTTGCCGGGACAACGCCGTCCGCCGTGCGCTCGCCTCCAAACCATTATTCAGGGGGGCTGCTGGTTTGAGGTCACCCAAGTCTCCCCGCCTTGTGGAGAGGACTACTACGACTGGAAAGGTGCCTGTTACTTCCCAGTGACTGCTCGTTCGAGACCCAGCACTTCGGACAAAGACTAG
- a CDS encoding chitosanase, protein MHERHSRRGWARCQQLALLGAAATVISCAGEVNEAGLVPETVEQALAACPHAVTTNTYVGSDWWGTLVFKNTGTSTITSPQVIFNVPSGVTCDHDEAGWTHTQSGQTCTYSSSSVTISANASYTFYYSTTSNSSFTATNVQLTSASCGGGGEDPGTGTGLTAGQKKVAEGLTSIWENDTPAIDYAYAENIDDGRGYTNGRAGFCTGTGDAIMVVECYKNLRSAANGNLLAKYMAGLTTINNRFLSTGQMQASTSELDSVGNWVSDWAASYNNTTTRADFKSCQDKINDQLYYTPAMNAAKKWGLAKALSKAALYDAFINHGEWGALQFIKAANNALGNSGQVAPAVGYNGITETAFLQKFLEKRRDTLAADSTWSGAVDRVAAYEKARRRNNLDLATAVQNDVRARDCWGTSYQASGYTVYKINPDGTWSNVTSYTYSCN, encoded by the coding sequence ATGCACGAGCGTCACAGTCGGAGGGGATGGGCACGGTGCCAGCAATTGGCACTCCTGGGAGCGGCGGCCACGGTCATCTCCTGTGCGGGCGAGGTGAATGAGGCGGGCCTGGTTCCAGAGACGGTGGAGCAGGCGCTCGCGGCCTGTCCCCATGCGGTCACGACCAACACGTACGTGGGCTCGGATTGGTGGGGAACCCTGGTGTTCAAGAACACGGGCACGAGCACCATCACGAGCCCGCAGGTGATCTTCAACGTCCCGAGCGGCGTGACGTGTGATCATGACGAGGCGGGCTGGACGCATACCCAGAGCGGACAGACGTGCACGTACTCCAGCTCCAGCGTGACGATCTCCGCGAACGCGTCGTACACGTTCTATTACTCCACCACGTCCAACAGCTCCTTCACCGCCACCAACGTGCAGCTCACCTCGGCCAGCTGCGGCGGTGGCGGAGAGGATCCTGGGACTGGCACCGGGCTGACGGCCGGCCAGAAGAAGGTCGCCGAAGGGCTGACCAGCATCTGGGAGAATGACACGCCGGCCATCGACTACGCGTACGCGGAGAACATCGACGACGGCCGCGGGTACACGAACGGACGGGCGGGCTTCTGCACCGGCACGGGCGACGCCATCATGGTCGTCGAGTGCTACAAGAACCTGCGGAGCGCGGCCAACGGCAACCTGCTGGCCAAGTACATGGCGGGGCTCACCACCATCAACAACCGCTTCCTGTCGACGGGCCAGATGCAGGCCTCGACGTCGGAGCTGGACAGCGTGGGCAACTGGGTGTCCGACTGGGCGGCGAGCTACAACAACACCACCACCCGCGCGGACTTCAAGAGCTGCCAGGACAAGATCAACGATCAGCTCTATTACACGCCCGCCATGAACGCGGCCAAGAAGTGGGGCCTCGCCAAGGCGCTCTCGAAGGCCGCGCTCTACGACGCGTTCATCAACCACGGTGAGTGGGGCGCCCTGCAGTTCATCAAGGCCGCCAACAACGCGCTGGGCAACTCCGGGCAGGTGGCGCCGGCGGTGGGCTACAACGGCATCACCGAGACGGCCTTCTTGCAGAAGTTCCTCGAGAAGCGCCGGGACACGCTCGCGGCGGACTCGACGTGGTCGGGCGCCGTGGACCGCGTCGCGGCCTACGAGAAGGCCCGCCGGCGCAACAACCTGGACCTGGCCACCGCGGTGCAGAACGACGTGCGCGCCCGGGACTGCTGGGGCACGAGCTACCAGGCCAGCGGCTACACCGTCTACAAGATCAACCCGGACGGCACCTGGAGCAACGTCACCTCGTACACGTACTCGTGTAACTGA
- a CDS encoding class I SAM-dependent methyltransferase encodes MVSVLLIGIFTRLTDLLLLLGRPRLLRPYLGIWREEFRHTPYRARRTFEVIRALKASGQRFRELIYGETPLLTAILAFRRAGVGRGSRLVDLGAGRGRVLLAARWLGAEARGIELIADHVTRVEPLLARAGARLHVGDATQEELESPTHVFTNWLALEPATKARLIERFRTCRPGTRFITVTRPIEAEGFVRLSRHWMLFTWGIESVWIHEYQPGRG; translated from the coding sequence ATGGTGTCGGTGCTGCTCATCGGCATCTTCACCCGCCTCACCGATCTGCTGCTGCTGCTGGGCCGCCCTCGGCTGTTGCGCCCCTACCTGGGCATCTGGCGGGAAGAGTTCCGCCATACCCCGTACCGGGCACGGCGCACCTTCGAGGTGATCCGGGCCCTGAAGGCCAGTGGCCAGCGCTTCCGGGAACTCATCTACGGTGAGACGCCGTTGCTCACGGCGATTCTGGCGTTCCGGCGGGCGGGGGTCGGCCGGGGGAGCCGGCTGGTGGATCTCGGGGCGGGCCGGGGGCGAGTGCTGCTCGCGGCGCGGTGGCTGGGCGCCGAGGCCCGCGGCATCGAGCTGATCGCGGATCACGTGACACGGGTGGAGCCGTTGCTGGCCCGCGCCGGAGCGCGCCTCCATGTGGGGGATGCCACCCAGGAGGAGTTGGAGAGCCCCACCCACGTCTTCACCAACTGGCTGGCCCTGGAACCCGCGACGAAGGCCCGGCTCATCGAGCGCTTCCGGACCTGCCGACCCGGAACACGCTTCATCACCGTGACACGGCCCATCGAGGCCGAGGGCTTCGTCCGGCTCTCCCGGCACTGGATGCTCTTCACCTGGGGCATCGAGTCCGTCTGGATTCACGAGTACCAGCCCGGACGGGGGTGA
- a CDS encoding general secretion pathway protein GspE → METGTRRMLGEILLERGVLSRAQLRLGLVHHHEVRVPLGRALIRERLCTENDVLQALSDQLGIGTVALERERLDPKLARLIPARIAQQYRVVPLRLEQRDREVLHIALPAPASIEALDAVRAISGKPRVEPHLASDTALSRALSGLYGLREPVPEPLESLLPAFDEAPLLLYGWPPVTAVLMSRVLSRHGFETRVVTPLEVLHAGPSDIVLAPMQAMEGLLMGEARLNGALIIHGDSDDEGFERAQALGARGFLANPLDEELLLRAIHRLRPPHASPPRKGRAHDTAEQDSAPS, encoded by the coding sequence ATGGAAACAGGCACCCGACGCATGCTGGGGGAGATTCTCTTGGAGCGGGGCGTGTTGAGCCGCGCGCAGCTCCGGCTGGGGCTGGTGCACCACCATGAAGTCCGTGTCCCCCTGGGCCGGGCCCTCATCCGCGAACGGCTCTGCACCGAGAACGATGTCCTCCAAGCCCTCTCGGACCAGCTCGGCATCGGCACCGTCGCCCTGGAGCGAGAGCGACTGGATCCCAAGCTCGCCCGGCTCATCCCCGCCCGGATCGCCCAGCAGTACCGCGTCGTTCCCCTCCGGCTGGAACAGCGCGACCGCGAGGTGCTGCACATCGCCCTGCCCGCCCCTGCCTCCATCGAGGCCCTGGACGCGGTCCGCGCCATCTCCGGCAAGCCTCGGGTCGAGCCGCACCTCGCTTCGGACACGGCCCTCTCCCGCGCCCTGTCAGGGCTGTACGGCCTCCGGGAGCCCGTCCCCGAGCCCCTCGAGTCCCTCCTCCCCGCATTCGATGAAGCGCCCCTGCTGCTCTATGGATGGCCTCCCGTCACGGCGGTGCTGATGTCCCGGGTGCTCTCCCGGCACGGCTTCGAGACGCGGGTGGTGACCCCGCTGGAAGTGCTTCACGCGGGGCCCTCTGACATCGTCCTCGCGCCCATGCAAGCGATGGAGGGGCTCCTCATGGGCGAAGCCCGGCTCAACGGCGCGCTGATCATCCACGGGGATTCGGACGACGAGGGCTTCGAGCGGGCCCAGGCGCTTGGCGCCCGCGGCTTCCTCGCCAACCCCTTGGACGAAGAGCTGTTGCTGCGAGCCATCCACCGGCTGCGTCCCCCGCACGCCTCCCCTCCTCGGAAGGGCCGTGCTCACGACACCGCCGAGCAGGACAGCGCCCCCAGCTGA
- a CDS encoding ATP-binding response regulator: MSLVLIAEDEDAMLDIFAQIVEDMGHRTLRAHNGEEALLLARTQSPNLVVSDHMMPRRTGMDLLHALREDAGLREVPFLLLSAARPPGLEEADVFLDKPVDLETFESAVRQVLRVHPTEAVEPEARPAAASPGGTMREEMLNWVAHEIKTPLSAARLNAQVLMRRQTAHPDAGDPKYAEAILRQLDRMDSLVTSILDAARLSDGKMVLHQEHGDFASLLQGVVQEWRELQPQVSFCLEGAGQPLLLSFDPERVRNILNNLLSNAVKYGGEGKRVEVGLSLSPGLAVVHVRDWGQGMAASEIPNIFERFHRATGSGGNGHGLGLYIASALARLHGGSLSAKSALGEGSTFSLRLPLRG; encoded by the coding sequence ATGAGCCTCGTTCTCATTGCCGAGGACGAGGATGCGATGCTCGACATCTTCGCCCAGATCGTGGAGGACATGGGCCACCGCACCCTGCGCGCCCACAACGGGGAAGAAGCCTTGCTCCTGGCCCGGACGCAGTCGCCGAATCTCGTGGTCAGCGACCACATGATGCCCCGGCGCACCGGCATGGATTTGCTGCACGCGCTCCGGGAGGATGCCGGGCTGCGCGAGGTGCCCTTCCTGCTCTTGAGTGCTGCGCGTCCGCCGGGCCTGGAAGAAGCCGATGTGTTTCTCGACAAACCGGTGGATCTCGAAACCTTCGAGAGTGCCGTGCGGCAGGTGCTGCGCGTGCATCCCACCGAGGCCGTGGAACCGGAGGCCCGCCCTGCCGCGGCGTCCCCCGGCGGAACCATGCGCGAGGAGATGCTCAACTGGGTGGCACATGAAATCAAAACCCCCCTGAGCGCCGCCCGGCTCAATGCCCAGGTGCTGATGCGCAGGCAGACGGCGCACCCGGACGCGGGCGACCCGAAGTACGCCGAGGCCATTCTGCGGCAGCTCGACCGGATGGACAGCCTCGTCACTTCCATCCTCGATGCCGCCCGGCTCTCTGATGGCAAGATGGTGCTTCACCAGGAGCATGGGGACTTCGCCTCGCTCCTTCAGGGCGTGGTGCAGGAGTGGAGGGAGCTCCAGCCCCAGGTGTCCTTCTGCCTGGAGGGTGCCGGACAGCCGCTCCTGCTCTCCTTTGATCCCGAGCGCGTGCGCAACATCCTCAACAACCTCTTGTCCAACGCGGTGAAGTACGGCGGCGAAGGCAAGCGCGTCGAGGTGGGGTTGTCGCTCTCCCCGGGGCTCGCCGTCGTTCATGTGCGGGATTGGGGCCAGGGCATGGCCGCCTCGGAGATCCCCAACATCTTCGAGCGTTTTCACCGCGCGACGGGCTCGGGGGGCAACGGGCACGGCCTGGGCTTGTACATCGCCTCGGCGCTCGCGCGGCTGCACGGGGGCTCGCTCAGCGCGAAGTCGGCCCTTGGCGAGGGCTCCACCTTCAGTTTGCGGCTCCCGCTCAGGGGGTAG
- a CDS encoding sensor histidine kinase gives MDAEDTTPEALLRLKGKTYFVSAGMILASMGLQTLLWGAPPTVLVWVQVVWVASFALLGLGVGAGRLAPWISGSLSGLVSVVSLTAIIDFTGGTASPYFVTLISVPLLLAMFTPDSSVSTLVGLAAMAGAVVLLNVRAGVPLNVLLPQTVTYSLLGGIGLYGGRTYRKLARAERVAQEERLKVLERLAESERVRRQAEAERAEVERLVLVGQLASGVAHEVNNPLAFVKSNLHYLDKELAGVLSPQKEELHELLSETRQGVLRIQQIVMDLRRFARPASEPEEQGSPQEAMEEAQRMAAMRLHGRGEVVLEVASELPPVRLGQRYLVQVLLNLLLNAADSVDEVVPPRPPRILMRARRTREGVQLEVEDNGTGIPQHVLPRLFEPFFTTKPPGKGTGLGLALCREYVARVGGTLSAENRPEGGARLIVSLGEVSAASASLN, from the coding sequence ATGGATGCCGAAGACACCACGCCCGAGGCCTTGCTCCGGTTAAAGGGGAAAACCTACTTCGTCTCGGCAGGGATGATCCTGGCGAGCATGGGGCTCCAGACCCTGCTCTGGGGAGCCCCGCCGACCGTCCTGGTCTGGGTCCAGGTCGTCTGGGTGGCGAGCTTCGCACTGCTCGGCCTGGGCGTGGGGGCGGGGCGGCTGGCCCCCTGGATTTCGGGCTCCCTGTCGGGCCTGGTGAGTGTCGTCTCGCTGACGGCGATCATCGACTTCACCGGGGGAACGGCGAGCCCCTATTTCGTGACACTGATTTCCGTGCCGCTGCTCCTGGCGATGTTCACCCCAGACTCCTCGGTCTCCACGCTGGTGGGCCTGGCCGCGATGGCGGGCGCAGTGGTGCTGTTGAACGTGAGGGCCGGGGTGCCCCTGAACGTCCTCCTGCCGCAGACGGTGACCTATTCCCTTCTCGGTGGCATCGGGCTCTACGGGGGCAGAACCTACCGCAAGCTGGCACGCGCGGAGCGGGTGGCCCAGGAGGAGCGCCTGAAGGTGCTGGAACGGCTGGCCGAGAGCGAGCGCGTCCGGCGGCAGGCCGAGGCCGAGCGCGCGGAGGTGGAACGGCTGGTGCTCGTGGGGCAACTGGCCTCGGGGGTGGCCCACGAGGTGAACAACCCGCTGGCCTTCGTGAAGTCCAACCTGCACTACCTCGACAAGGAGCTGGCCGGAGTGCTCTCGCCGCAGAAGGAAGAGCTGCACGAACTGCTGAGCGAAACGCGGCAAGGGGTGCTGCGCATCCAGCAGATCGTCATGGATCTTCGGCGCTTCGCACGCCCCGCCTCGGAGCCCGAGGAGCAGGGCTCCCCACAGGAGGCCATGGAGGAGGCCCAGCGCATGGCCGCGATGCGCCTGCACGGCCGGGGAGAGGTGGTGCTGGAGGTGGCCTCGGAGTTGCCTCCGGTCCGGTTGGGGCAGCGGTACTTGGTGCAAGTGCTCCTGAACCTGTTGTTGAACGCGGCCGATTCGGTGGACGAGGTGGTTCCTCCGCGGCCTCCCCGCATCCTGATGCGGGCCCGGAGAACGCGAGAAGGGGTCCAACTGGAGGTGGAGGACAACGGCACGGGCATTCCCCAGCACGTGCTGCCCCGGCTCTTCGAGCCCTTCTTCACCACCAAACCTCCCGGAAAGGGCACGGGGCTGGGACTGGCACTGTGCCGTGAGTACGTGGCCCGGGTGGGCGGGACGCTCTCCGCGGAGAACCGCCCCGAGGGGGGCGCGCGGCTCATTGTCTCGCTGGGAGAAGTCTCCGCGGCGTCCGCCTCCCTGAACTGA